One Ovis aries strain OAR_USU_Benz2616 breed Rambouillet chromosome 4, ARS-UI_Ramb_v3.0, whole genome shotgun sequence DNA window includes the following coding sequences:
- the LOC121819515 gene encoding putative HTLV-1-related endogenous sequence: protein MGKAFGPKGDQIKAVSQNQSACTAARRSRLTSPASRDPPPTHRLPAPARPLLPCARPSPPRIRAIGARLRADSWLRARSSLAHAELSPGRGLAARCPPRLPPHRGPARGPRPLGPRPRPLRPPGRPPEPPGAPRRARAAAAAAAAAPGPLPRRRPSEAVMRALAAPAAPRAETQAQDGRFRLRLGGPSSRAAIPSPLP from the exons TCAGAACCAAAGCGCGTGCACCGCCGCCCGGCGGAGCCGCCTAACCTCCCCGGCTTCCCGGGATCCGCCCCCCACCCACCGCCTCCCCGCACCAGCCCGGCCGCTCCTGCCCTGCGCTCGGCCTTCCCCGCCTCGCATCCGTGCCATCGGCGCTCGATTGCGCGCGGACTCCTGGCTCCGGGCTCGCTCGTCGCTCGC ccATGCTGAGCTGAGCCCCGGCCGGGGACTGGCCGCGCGCTGCCCGCCCCGGCTCCCGCCCCACCGCGGACCCGCTCGGGGGCCGCGGCCGCTCGGCCCTCGGCCTCGGCCGCTGCGCCCGCCCGGCCGCCCCCCGGAGCCCCCGGGAGCCCCGCGCAGGGCCcgggccgcggcggcggcggcggcggcggcgcccggCCCCCTCCCCCGGCGCCGGCCAAGTGAGGCGGTGATGCGGGCGCTGGCGGCCCCGGCTGCGCCGAGAGCGGAGACACAGGCTCAAGATGGCAGATTCCGACTGAGGCTGGGGGGGCCGAGCTCGCGCGCCGCGATCCCTTCTCCGTTGCCATGA